From a single Cupriavidus taiwanensis LMG 19424 genomic region:
- a CDS encoding lysoplasmalogenase: MSWLSAMMPARVREWWLAGAMAGLIYGALLVQVALDLPDGAPLTGHIAMQPAWKTAMALLLARAAWFHRVPGERRWLVTALLCSALGDFLLALPALSFSFVGGLGAFLLAHLAYLRLLVPLAGDTRPHRLIACGAMLGVAGTMLGRFWPNLGTLMVPVTLYVGVLAAMVCSALVARLPTPLAALGALCFAASDMMIGIARFLVPFESFQLGIWWTYAAAQVLLVAGLVSGRARP; the protein is encoded by the coding sequence ATGAGCTGGCTTTCCGCGATGATGCCGGCGCGCGTGCGCGAGTGGTGGCTCGCGGGCGCGATGGCCGGCCTCATCTATGGCGCGCTGCTGGTGCAGGTGGCGCTGGATCTGCCCGATGGCGCGCCCCTGACCGGGCATATCGCCATGCAGCCGGCGTGGAAGACCGCGATGGCGCTGCTGCTGGCGCGCGCGGCTTGGTTCCATCGCGTCCCCGGCGAGCGCCGCTGGCTGGTGACGGCGCTGCTGTGCTCGGCGCTGGGCGATTTCCTGCTGGCGCTGCCGGCGCTGTCGTTTTCCTTCGTGGGCGGGCTCGGCGCCTTCCTGCTGGCGCACCTGGCCTACCTGCGCCTGCTGGTGCCGCTGGCGGGCGACACCCGCCCGCACCGGCTGATTGCCTGCGGCGCCATGCTCGGCGTGGCCGGCACCATGCTGGGCCGCTTCTGGCCCAATCTCGGCACGCTGATGGTTCCGGTGACGCTATACGTGGGCGTGCTTGCCGCCATGGTGTGCAGCGCGCTGGTGGCGCGCCTGCCCACGCCGCTGGCGGCGCTGGGCGCGCTGTGCTTCGCCGCGTCGGACATGATGATCGGCATTGCACGCTTCCTGGTGCCGTTCGAGTCGTTCCAGCTGGGCATCTGGTGGACCTACGCCGCGGCGCAGGTGCTGCTGGTGGCGGGTCTGGTATCGGGACGCGCGCGGCCATGA